GGTCCGCGAGCTGACCCGCGGCGCCCTGGACCTGGCCCTGGTGATCCTGCCCCTCGCCGACGGCACACCCCTGGCGACCACCCCGATCCTGCGCGAGGACCTCGTGGTCGCCGCGCGGCGCGACGACCCCACCCTCCCGAACCGCCGCCTGAGCATCACCGACCTCCGAAACCGCCCCCTGGTGATGTTCCGGCCGGGCTACGACCTGCGCGAGGCCACGATCGCCGCCTGCCGGCACGCCGGCTTCCAGCCCCGCCTGGCCGTCGAGGGCGGCGAGATGGACGCGGTCCTCCGTTTCGTGGAGGCGGGCCTCGGTGTCGCGGTCGTCCCCAGCATGGTCCTCGCCGGCCACCCCGACCTACGCGCCGTCCCGCTGTCCCTGGACACCGGCCGCGACCCCCACAGCCTGCACCGCACCGTCGCCCTCGCCCACCGCAAGGACGTGGCCCCCACCCACGCCGCCACCGCCTTCCGTGAAACCCTCGAGGCCCACATCCGCGCCGCCGCCACCGCCGGTTCCCTCCCACCCGGCGTCGACCTGCTCCTCGACAGCCGAACCTCTTCAGCCACAGCCGATTTGCCGGACCGGAGCTGAATCTCTGCGCCACGTACGGGTGGTCGTGGCACCGCAGCCACGGCGCATCCGCCGGCAGCGGCGAAATCCCGGTTGTGTGCTTCCGGTCCGCACTCTCGGCGACTGCGAGTTCGGTGACGTGGCCGGGCAGATCGGGTGCGACCGCGAGGCGATGTTCGGCCCGTCATCAGTGTTGCCGACCTGCTGGTTGGGCTTACGATCGATCCGGGCGGCACCCCGGCGACATCGAATCGGTGCGCAATTTTACTGGTGAACAGCATGTTCGACGAAGTTCGCGGCCCGCGCAGCTCCCCTGAAGTTCGTGGCCGAATTCTCCATTCGGCTGCAACCCGACCACATGGTTGGCAAAATGAGGGGTGTCAGCAGCACTACCGATGAAGGTGGGACCGATGGTCGAGACGAGTCATTGGAACTTCGCCGACTTCTGGGAGATGATCGCGGAGGCGTTGCCGGGGGCGCCTGCGCAGCGGCAGGGCGATCGGGTGTTCACCTGGACCGAGTTCGATCGCCGGGCCGATGGGGTCGCCGCCACGTTGCTCGACGGCCGGGCCTCGCGGGCGGATCGGGTCGCGCTGTGCCTGCGGAACTCGCCCGAATATCTCGAGGTGATGTTCGCCGCGACCAAGATCGGTATTCCGGCGGTGAACACCAACTATCGGTACCGGCGGGACGAGTTGCTGTATCTGTGGCGCAACGCGGACATCACGGCGGTGGTCTTCCATGGGGCCTTCACCGAGCAGGTCGGGGAGGTGCGCGGCGAACTGCCCGCGGTGCGGACCTGGATTCACGTCGATGACGGGACTGAGGCTTGTCCGGAGTGGGCGGTGCCGTACGAGCAGGCCGCGGCGGCTGCGGCGGGGCGGACCCGGTCCGGGTGGGGGCGCAGTGGGGAGGATCTGTTCCTGCTGTACACCGGGGGGACCACCGGGTTGCCGAAGGGGGTGATGTGGCGGCAGGTAGATATTTTCATGCAGTTGAATTCCGTTGGGCCGCCGTCCTATCCGATCGAGGGGGGTATTCCGGGGATGCGGCGGTACATCACGGAGCCGGGGCGCACCCATGTGTCCGCGAGTCCGATGATGCACGGGACCGGGTTGTTCGGTGGTTATCTGACACTCAACGACGGCGGATGCGTGATCTCGTTGCGCGGGCACGGATTCGATCCGGTGGAGTTGCTCGACACCGTGCACGGGTTGCGGGTGCGCAGTCTCGCGATGGTGGGTGACGCGTTCGGGCGGCCCATTCTCGAGACGATGGCGCGGGAGCCGGGGCGCTGGGACATCTCGTGCCTGGGGAATCTGCTGTCGTCCGGCGCATTTCTCAGTGATGCGGTGAAAGCCGGTCTGCTGGAACAGTGTCCGTCGCTGACCATCGTGGACGGCTTCTCCTCCTCGGAGGGGTTCGGGATGGGCTGGTCCATCTCGACGAAGGACGATGTCGCCACCACCGCGCGCTTCGAGATCGGGCCGCACGCCGCGGTGCTCGACGACGAATTGCGGCCCGTCGCACCGGGTTCGGGGGTCGTGGGGCGGCTCGCGGTGGGCAATCGGGTGCCGCTGGGTTATTACAAGGACGAGGAGAAGTCCGCCGCCACGTTCGTCACCGTGGCCGGGGTCCGGATGGCGCTGCCCGGCGATCGCGCGATCGTCGAGGCGGACGGGACGATCCAGCTGCTGGGGCGGGACTCGTTGTGTATCAACAGCGCCGGGGAG
This DNA window, taken from Nocardia sp. BMG111209, encodes the following:
- a CDS encoding LysR family transcriptional regulator encodes the protein MQLQQLSYFLAVARARHFTRAADTLHVAQPSLSKQIRALETELGAPLFSRARGNITLTPAGEALLPLAERILADVDTARLEVQELIGLRRGRVRVGATPSLCSGLLADALRRFHDAHPGIELVVEEGGSRDLVRELTRGALDLALVILPLADGTPLATTPILREDLVVAARRDDPTLPNRRLSITDLRNRPLVMFRPGYDLREATIAACRHAGFQPRLAVEGGEMDAVLRFVEAGLGVAVVPSMVLAGHPDLRAVPLSLDTGRDPHSLHRTVALAHRKDVAPTHAATAFRETLEAHIRAAATAGSLPPGVDLLLDSRTSSATADLPDRS
- a CDS encoding AMP-binding protein, encoding MVETSHWNFADFWEMIAEALPGAPAQRQGDRVFTWTEFDRRADGVAATLLDGRASRADRVALCLRNSPEYLEVMFAATKIGIPAVNTNYRYRRDELLYLWRNADITAVVFHGAFTEQVGEVRGELPAVRTWIHVDDGTEACPEWAVPYEQAAAAAAGRTRSGWGRSGEDLFLLYTGGTTGLPKGVMWRQVDIFMQLNSVGPPSYPIEGGIPGMRRYITEPGRTHVSASPMMHGTGLFGGYLTLNDGGCVISLRGHGFDPVELLDTVHGLRVRSLAMVGDAFGRPILETMAREPGRWDISCLGNLLSSGAFLSDAVKAGLLEQCPSLTIVDGFSSSEGFGMGWSISTKDDVATTARFEIGPHAAVLDDELRPVAPGSGVVGRLAVGNRVPLGYYKDEEKSAATFVTVAGVRMALPGDRAIVEADGTIQLLGRDSLCINSAGEKIYTEEVEAVLLGHPEVADALVVGVPDPQWGQAVCAVVAPVGSARPTPAELIAHVKQRLAGYKAPKSIAVVPTVPRSPNGKADYPRAREIAGDAHRPGNG